The DNA sequence ACGCAGAAAGTTTCAAATAGGGGATTGCTGTCGATTTCATCGTATAAAAGCTTAGCTTTAGCTTCATTTCTTTGTTCTGCAGCTGCAATTCCTCCGTTTTTTTCAAGATACTGAAGGGTAAGTAAAGAAGCATATACAGGGAATACCGGCGGCGTATTGTACATTGATTCTTTAGCGATGTGCTGAGAATAATCAAGAATCGAAAACATATTTTCTCTTCCTGTTTTTCCAAGAATTTCTTTTTTGATCACCACTAAGGTAACTCCTGCAGGTCCCATATTTTTCTGAGCACCGGCATAGATCAGATCAAATTTGGAAAAATCCAGCTGTCTTGAGAAAATATCAGAACTCATATCACAGACCATCAGTGTATCCACTTCAGGGAAAGATTTCATCTGAGTTCCATAAATAGTGTTGTTCGAAGTACAGTGGAAATAATCGTATTCTGAACCAACAGTATAATCTTTAGGAATAAAAGAATAGTTTTCTTCTTTTGAAGAACCTACTACATCTACTGTTCCTACTTTTTTTGCTTCTTTGATGGCTCCGGCTGCCCATGTACCTGTATCCAGGTAAGCTGCTTTTCCTCCTACTTTCATCAGGTTGTATGGTACCATAGCAAACTGCAGGCTGGCACCTCCTCCTAAATAAAGGACTTCATAATCATCACCAAGATTCATCAGCCTTTTTACAATTGCACGCGCTTCGTCCATTACAGCAACGAAATCCTTACTTCTGTGAGAAATTTCAAGAAGAGACAATCCGATACCGTTAAAGTCCAGAATAGCCTGTGCTGATTTTTCAAATACCTCCTGTGGCAAAATACATGGCCCTGCGCTGAAGTTGTGCTTTTTGTTCATATTTTTTATTTTTTGGTTTGCTTCCGGATTGTATAGTCCTTCAGCTTTATTTTTGGTTAAATTGGGTTTTGGACAAAAAAAACGCCTCACAGATCATGAGACGGAATTTTTTTATTCGCCGTGTAAGAATGCTTTTTTATTAAGAAGAGATTCTTCAGATTCTACATGATCCTCGTCAGGAACACAACAGTCTACAGGGCATACCGCCGCACACTGAGGCTCTTCGTGGAATCCTTTACATTCTGTACATTTATCTGTTACAATGAAATATACATCATCACTTACAGGTTCCTGTGGTGCATCTGCATCTACAGTAAGTCCGGACGGCATTGTAATGGTACCTTGAAGAGCCGTACCGTCAGAAGCTTTCCAGTCTACAGCTCCTTCATATATTGCATTGTTTGGACATTCCGGTTCGCAAGCCCCACAGTTAATGCATTCATCAGTTATTTTAATAGCCATCGCTAATTTTTTTTAAATTTGCACAAAATTACAAAATATTCCCCAATTTTAAAGTAATTATGAATACCGAAAATCAAGTTTTAGGACTTATTAAATTAAGTGATTATATAAAAGCGTTTTTAGCGAAGAAACCAGAAGATCACAATGAAGATGATGCAGATTTTGAATTATTATTGAAAAGGTCTGAAATAGAGAATCCGTGGTTTACTATTGATAATCAGAAATTTGCTTTACAGCAATGGGCTGATCTCTTGACTGAAGAAAATATTAAAAAGTGGCTGGGAAATTATTCAATCTCTAAAATATCAAAAAGAGTTGGACTTATTTTGGCCGGAAATATCCCTTTGGTAGGCTTTCATGATGTGATGTCTGTTGTTTTGGGCAATCATATTCCTGTTATTAAACTGTCTTCAAAGGATAAGCGCATGATTCCGTTTTTATTAAAGAAATGGAATGAATTTTCCAATGAGAGTGTAGTGTTTGAATTTGTAGAAAGATTAGAAAATTTTGATGCAGTTATTGCTACAGGAAGCAATAATACAGCCAGATATCTGGAATATTATTTTAAAAATCATTTAAGTATTATCCGTAAGAACAGGACTTCCGTTGCGGTGTTGAAAGGTGATGAAACGAATGAAGAACTGGAGCTGCTGGCAAAAGATATTTTCCAGTATTTTGGACTTGGATGCCGAAATGTGACGAGAATTTTTATTCCGCAGGATTTTGTTATTGACAGATTGTTTGAAAGCTTCTTAGCATTCCAGGATATTATCAATCATAATAAGTATGCCAATAACTATGATTATAACAGAGCAGTTTATCTTTTAAATCAGGATAAATTCTGGGATAATAATTTTGTGATGCTGAAAGAAGATGATAAGCTGTTCAGTCCGCTTTCTGTAATCAATTTCAGCAGGTATGAGTCTTTGGATGACGTAAAAACATTTATTGCTGAAAACGAAGAAAATATTCAGTGTGTGGTGTCTAAAGAGGAGTTGGGGTTGAATGTTATTCCGTTTGGAGAAGCACAAAATCCGGGGCTTGATACCTATGCAGATAATGTAGATACAATGAAATTTTTAGAACTGGTCTGATTTTCGTATCTTCCATAACTTATTTCACCAGATAACAAAATGAATACTATGAAAAAATTATTGCTGGGAATTGCTCTCGTGGGTGCACAGTTGATGTTTGCTCAGAAAGTAGCAGGTGTAAAGGTTGAGGGTAACCAGAAAAAAGAGCAGCTGGCTGCTATAAGTAAGGAGAAAGTAAGTCTGTATAATGATAACTTTCTTAAGTTTGTTGAGGCTTTACAGGCTTCTGACCGTAAGACAATTGACGGATTGCTTTCTGAAAAAGTAAAGGAAATTGTAACGGATAACGTTCTTAAAAAGGTTAAAGACGGCATTGATCCCAATAAAAAGCTTGAAATCTTAAAGGCAGGATATTATAAAACAATGGATGGAAACAATCATCCAAGCATTAAATATAAGTATGCAGGAGAATCTTCGTCCAAAGAAGCTATTACCGCTGTATTTGAGGATGACGGAAAAATTCTTGGCGTATTGCCTGCGAAATAAGATTAAAAATTTAATTTCGATTAAAAAAAATATTAACTATGATGACAGATGTTTTAGTCGCACATTCTTCGGACGTGGAGAAGGCGAGTTTTTACAAGAAGACGTATTTGCATGTTGCTTTATCTATTCTTGCATTTATTGGAGTTGAAACGATATTATTGAAAACTGTTCCGAAAGAAATTATTTTCATGATGTTTGCCCAGAAATATATCTGGCTGTTGATTATCGGAGTTTTCTGGTTAGCTTCTGTTTTGGCTTCTAAATGGTCACTTTCCCAAAGTAAATCTACTCAGTATCTGGGATTAGGATTTTACATTCTTTTGGAAGCGATTATCTTTATGCCTCTGCTTTTTATTGCAACCAATATGACGGGTGGTGCCAATGTAATCTTCCAGGCTGCTACTTTAACAGTGGCGATGTTTGCGGGTATTTCTGCAGTAGCGTTTACTTCTAAAAGAGATTTTTCTTTCCTGAGAAATATCATTGTAATCGGTGGGTTTATCTCCATCGGACTGATTGCAGGAGGAATGATCTTTGGCTTTAACCTTGGATTATGGTTTTCGGTAGGAATGGTAATTTTGGCTTCAGCTACTATTTTATATCAGACGAGTAAATTAAAAGACTCTTATGGAACGAACCAGTATGTAGGAGCGGCATTACAGCTTTTTGCTTCTATCATGCTTTTATTCTGGTATATTCTGAGTATTTTGATGAGCAGAAGAAACTAATGTTAAGCTGATCTTATCTTTTAAAATAATAGTCCCGGTGATATTTCATCGGGATTTCTTTTTAAACACAAATAGCACTAATGGTTTCACGAATAACACTAAATTTAATGGGTGTATTTTATCTTAGATCATTATGGTTGATTCAATAGGGGCGGGCTTTAGCCCGTTTGACTTTAAATGAATATTTTTCAATGGTTTTAGCCGAAACTTATAATGATTTTAAAGCAGTATTTTTTAACCACAGATTTCACAGATTGGCACAGATCATTGCGTATATTTTGATGAATAAATTTCTCATTCTTCTATTTGTGAAATTTGTGAAAAATATTTGTACTATTAGTGTTTTAAACCATAAACCCAAAAAATCCAGATGAAACTTCACCGGATTTTATTGGATATTCTTTAAAAGTTTTCATGCAACTAGCAGCTTCATGAGACTGGTTAAAGTCCTTGGAAGTAAGTTTTACTGTTGATGCAAAAAGATTCTTAAAGAATAGAAAAAGTATAGTAATGAGGAAAACCTCAGGTATTGTATTTTGTGTTTTTACAATCTTTTAATTAAAGATAATCAAAAAGATGTTATTTGTCGATTGATCCTAAAACCTTCTGAGCAAAAGAGTTTAAAGCATCTTTTTCGCTCATTCCGTTCTGTACGTTGGCGTGAACTTCCAGAGCTCCACAAATATTGGTGATCAATTCTCCTGCAACATTTAAGTCTTCTTCGCTTGTTCCTCTGAATTCGCAGAAACTTTCCAGTACTTCTAATGTTTTCTCAAGGTTTTCAGGAGTCTGATTCTGATAAAACTGTCTGATTACGGGTAATTTCATTATGCTAATTCGTTAAAAAGATTAATTAAACTTTCTGTCTGGTTAGATTGAACCTGATTGACCAATTCTCCGTTTTTAAAGATGGCGAAAGTAGGTAGGTTGTCCACTTTTGCTAATTTTCTGCTTTCAGGAAGCTTTTCAGCATCTACATATAAAAATGGAATAGAATCATTTTCAGATGCTAGTTTTTTGAATTTCGGCTTCATGATTCTGCAGTTTCCGCACCATGTTGCGCCGTATTGAACAACTACTTTTTCGTTGTCGTTAACTATATTTTGTAATGTATCTTCGGTTAATTCTGTGTACATGATTGTAATTTGAAAATTTATTAATTTGAAAATGTGTTAATGCTTTGTAAAGAAGAAAATGAGATAATTTTTAATTATCCTGCGATTAATTTTTAAATTATCTCATTTTCAAATTAACACATTATATTAGTTCTTAGCTAAGTATTCTGCAGTAGAAGTTCTGTCAGCTTTCATTGCATCTTTTCCTTCTTCCCAGTTTGCAGGACATACTTCACCATGTTTTTGAACGTGTGTGTAAGCGTCGATTAATCTTAAGAATTCTTTTACGTTTCTTCCCAGAGGCATATCGTTTACCGCTTCGTGGAAGATTTTTCCAGTTTCGTCGATAAGGTAAGTTGCTCTGTAAGTTACGTTAGAACCTGTGAAAACTTCGTTTCCATCTTCATCATATTCGAAATCCTGGTCAACAATACCCAAAGTGTTTGCCAATTGTCTGTGTGTATCCGCTAAAAGTGGGTAAGTTACTCCTTCAATACCTCCGTTATCTTTTGGTGTGTTCAACCATGCGAAGTGTACTTCGTTAGTATCACAAGATGCACCGATTACTTTAGTATTTCTTTTTTCGAACTCTCCTAAAGCCTCCTGGAAAGCGTGAAGCTCAGTTGGGCATACGAAAGTGAAATCTTTAGGGTACCAGAATAAAAGAACTTTTTGCTGGTTGTTTACTGCTTCATCAAGGATGTTGATTCTTAGATCGTCACCCATTTCCGACATTGCGTCAATTGTTAAATTTGGGAATTTTTTTCCTACTAAAGACATAATTTTCTGTTTTTATATTTAAATTTCTATGGCAAAGATATGAAAGATTCATCTATCGAACAAACAAATATTGATAAATAAAATCTATAATTGTTTTTGACGTGTTGTTAAATAAAAAAGCCCTGACAACAGGGCTTTTTGTTTATTTTAGTAACCAAATACTTCGGTTAAATTAAGTTTTTTTACCTCACCTAATTTCTGCATATCGGCTTCATTTACTTTATCTTGAGAAGCAACAAGGCAGTATGTGTAGTTCTTGTTCTTCATTTCCTTATCGTGGAAAGTATTGATATCTGTGAAAGACAGTTTTGGTGCTTGTTCATAGACATTCTTTCTCATGTCAAAGTTGTTTCCAAGTCTTTGAGATTTCAGATAAGAGAAGATGATTCCGTCCTGGGTGATTCTTTCAGAAGCAATTGATTTTTTCAATCCGCTTTTTGCAGTTTCAAATAACTGCTCAGATTTTGGAAGGGTAGTTAAAAGCTCATTCATTGCCGTCGTAGACTCATTGAATTTATCAGCCTGTGTTCCTACATATGCCATAATCATATCCTTGTCTGTTTTCTTGCTTGGAAGTGCAAAATAAGAATAGGTAGAATAGGCAAGAGCCTTAGATTCTCTGATCGTCTGGAAAACAATAGATCCCATTCCGCCTCCGAAATAGTTGTTGAATAAACTTACTGTTGGAGTAGTAGATGGATTGTACTGGTCAGAGTTTCTTACCCAGAAAACTTCTGCCTGCACCATATCATAATGAGCAAACAATACTTTGTTTTTGTCAGTCGGGATCTGAGCGAAAGTTTTAGACTTAGGAAGGTCTTTTAAGGTTGCAGGAAGTTTGTGAACAGGTTTAAGAGATGCTACCACCTCGTTTCCTGATTTCGGACCGTAATACAATACTTTATGCTTGAAATTAAACAAATCATGAAGTACATTAATCAGATCTTCTGCCTTTAATGCATCAAGTTCAGCATCGCTCAGTACATTATTGAAAGGATTTTGTGCGCCATATTGTGCATAACTTCTCAGTCCGGCCATGATGGTTCCTTTATTTTGTTTTGCATTCGCTCTGGCTTTTTTCAATCTTGTTTTATAAGCATCAAGAGCTGCCTGATCTGCCTGGCAGTTTTTAATCAGATCTTCAAATAAAGCAATCGTTTTATCGAAGTTTTCATTTAAACCTTCAAGAGATACATACGTTTCTTCATTTCCGGCACCTACATTGAAGCTTGAAGCAAGTTTATAGAATTCTTTGCTGATAACTTCAGAAGATTTGTCCTTAGTTCCTAAATACTGAAGATATTCTGCAGCTATAGGAAGAATTTTGTTGTTCCATTTTCCGGAATCAAAGTGATAATACATTCTGAACAGCGCATTGTCTGTATTTTTTACAGAAAGTACGTCTACGTCGGCTAATTTGTTTTTAGCGATGTCTTTATCATAATTTAACCATACCGGAGCGATAGGGTTTTCAGGCATTTCATCAATCTTCTTAAGGAAAGGAGACTGATCTTCTCTGTTAACAGAAACCGGAGTAATTGTTGGTTTGTCAACTTTCACAATGCTCTTATCTTCACCTTTTCTTTTATAAACCGCAACGTAGTTGTTGTTCTGAAGATATTTGGATACGAAATCCATGATATCTTTTTTCGTCAGTTTTGAAATCTCGTCAACATATTCAAGTGATGCTTTGTGATCAACGTCTGAAGTAAATTCATCCATAAGGATGCTTGCTCTTGATGAATATTTTTCATCCTTCTGAATAATACCTTTCTTTTCGTTGTTCACGATAGACTGAATAAGATCATCAGAAAATTCACCTTTTCTTAATTTATCAATTTCCTGAAGAAGAAGATTCTTTACTTCATCCAGAGATTGTCCTTCAGTAGGTTTGCCTTGTAAAAGTAATACGGAATAATCTTTTAAGGCATAAGAACCTGCATAGGCTCCCAGTAACTTTTGTTTTTTTACCAGATCAAGGTCAATTAATCCTGCCTGCCCGTTGGTAAGCATGTTTCCAACAAGGTTCAGCATTCTTGCATCTTTCGTGGAAGCACCGGGAAATCTGAAACCAAGCATTACATTTTCAGGATTAGGCCCTACAACTTCTTTTACAATTGGAGCTGTAATTGCTTTTTCCTGACCAACTTTATATTCAGGAATAGGTTTAGGCTTCATGTATGAGAAAGCCTTGTCGATTTTTGCAATCACTTCATCCGGGTTAAAATCTCCGGACATGATGATTCCCATATTGTTGGGAACGTAATAATTATTGTAATATTCTCTGATAGCGTGTAGAGAAGGGTTTTTTAAATGTTCAATCGTTCCGATGGTTGTCTGCTTTCCATAATTGTTGTTAGGGAAAAGGTTGGCAAACATCGTATCGAAAACTTTATCTCCGTCATCATCAAGAGATCTGTTTTTTTCTTCATATACCGCTTCAAGCTCTGTGTGGAAGAGTCTCAAAACAGGCTCTCTGAATCTTTCAGCCTGTACAGCAAGAAATTTGTCAAGAACATTGGCTGGTACATCTTCTGTGTATACCGTTTGTTCAAAGGAAGTGAAGGCATTGGTTCCGTCAGCTCCCATACCCGCCATCATTTTGTCATATTCATTCGCAATTGCATATTTTGCAGCCTCTCCGGAAACCTTGTCAATCTCTTTGTAGATTTCTTTTCTTTTAGCTTCATCCTTAGTTTGGTTGTACTTTTCATAAAGCGCATCAATCTGGTCTAAAAGAGGTTTTTCTTTCGCCCAGTCTTTAGACCCGAACTGATTGGTTCCTTTGAAAAGCATATGCTCCAGATAGTGGGCCAGACCCGTGTGATCTGCAGGGTCGGTTTTGCTTCCTGCCTTTGTGGCGATATACGTTTGAATTCTCGGGTCCTTGTTTGTTGGACTCAAAATAACTGTTAATCCGTTTTTTAAGGTATAATACCTTGCGGAAGTAGGGTCGTTGGTAACGTATTTATACTTATAGCCATTAGAATTTCCTTCTTTCCACTGGAAATCCTGGCCAAAAGCATGTCCTGCAAAACTTGCAGCGGCAATACTCGTTGCGATGGTTAGTTTTTTTAACAGATTCATTGCTGTTGTTCTTTATTTTTGGTTATTAATTTTATTAGTTGAATTGTTCCAATAAATTTTTGATTCGCTTCATAGCTTCTCTCAAATCTTCCTCAGATGCAGCATAAGAGAATCTGATGCATTCCGGGCTTCCGAAAGAGAATCCGCCGACACATCCTACATGAGCATTTTCCAGAAGGAACATGGCAAAGTCATCAGAGTTCTTAATTTCAGTTCCGTTCAGGGTTTTTCCGATATAGTGCGAAATATCCGGGAAGAAATAGAATGCTGCTTTAGGAAGCAATACTTTGAATCCTGGGATTTCTTGGATCAGTTCATACACCAGATCTCTTCTTTCTTTGAAGGCATCAATCATGTATCTGTATTCAGAAGGGTCTGTTTTCAATGCAGTGATGGATGCTCTCTGTGCCATGGTATTGGCTCCGCTGGTCATCTGCCCCTGTACTTTTTCACAAGCCTTTGCCAGCCATTCCGGACATGCAGAATACCCGATTCTCCATCCTGTCATTGCAAATGCTTTTGACATTCCGTTGATTACCGCGGTCTGTTCATATACTTCTGGAAACTGTGCAATAGAAGTTGTTTTTGTTTCGTAATTGATATACTCGTAAATCTCGTCAGAAATTATCGTTACCTGAGGATATTTAGCGATAACTTTTGCGATGGATTTTAATTCATCATATGTGTAATAGCCACCTGATGGGTTACATGGAGAACTGAAAAGTACCGCCTTGGTTTTATCTGTAATAGCTTCTTCAAGCTGTTCTGCCGTTACTTTAAAGTCTGTTAAATAAGAGGTGGGAAGCATTACGGAATTTCCACCCATCATTTTTACCATTTCATCATAGCTTACCCAATATGGAGCGGGAAGAAGAACTTCATCACCATCATTGATAATAGAGGCAAGAACATTCAGAATAGCTTGTTTAGCCCCATTTGAAACACAGATCTGGGTAGGTTTGTATTCCAGATTATTATCTCTTTTTAATTTATAGGCAATAGCCTCACGTAGCTCCAGAAATCCCGGAACAGGAGAGTAGTGGCTGTAGTTTTGGTTGATGGCATCGAAAGCGGCCTGTTTGATATTGTCCGGAACATCGAAATCCGGCTCGCCAAGAGTTAAGCTGATTACATCTATTCCGTTGGCTTTCATTTCTCTGGCTTTGTTTGACATTACAAATGTCTGGGAGTATCCTAATCTTTTTACTCTATCTGAAAGTTTATCCATTGTATTTCTTGAATTTTAACAAATATATAATAAAAACGTCTTCTGGGGGCAATAAAAGTAGGGGAGCTTAAAAGATTTTTGTCAGGTTTTGAACAGATTTTTCCTGTTTGGAATCATTATGTTACTTGGACAGGGATAAACACTTGACTCGTGTTTTGGTTAAATGACAATCAATAATATGAGGATAAGTGAAAATTTAGGTTAAATAAAAATTACTTCCGAAGTTCAGGGTTTCGTATCTTTAAACAATCAAGATCATTATTCTATGAAATATTCCGTTTTTTTATTGCTGATTTCCTGCACTGTCTTTTCTCAGAAACATTCAAAAGATGATGAAGTGAAGAAATATGTCTCGCAGGTGAGTGAAGATTCATTGAAGTCTTATATCGGTAAACTGGTGGGTTTTGAAACCAGACATACCTTAAGTACGGTAGATGATCCAAAGCACGGAATAGGGGCTGCACGGAATTGGATAATTAAAAAATTCAATGATTATGCTAAAAATTCCGGTGGCAGAATGGAAGTCTACCTTCAGCAGGAAGATGTTCAGCCGGATGGAAAACGAATTGATAAAGCAGTCAGTCTTGGAAATGCCGTTGCCTTTCTGAAAGGTACAGATCCTGATGACAAAAGAATCTTCCTGATCGGTGGACATCTTGACTCAAGGGTTACGGACGTGATGAACCGAACTTCAAAAGCACCAGGAGCCAATGACGACGGCAGTGGAGTAAGCGCTGTTATTGAATCTGCAAGAATATTAAGCAGGTCTTCATTTCCGGCTTCCATTATCTTTGTGGCTTTTTCCGGAGAAGAACAATCACTGTTGGGATCTAAACAATTGGCAGAAAAAATTAAGAGAGAAGGGTTGCAGTTGGAAGCCGTCCTGAACAATGATATGATTGGCAATCCTAAAGCAGGAGAAACAGGAGAAGTCAATACCCGTACCCTCCGTGTATTTAGTGAAGGTCTGCCGTATAAAGATCTCGATAAAAAAGCAATGGCAATCAGAAATCTGGGTTTTGAAAATGACAGCGAATCCAGACAGCTGGCAAGATATATCAAAGAAATTACAGAACAATACATCAAAGGACTTGAAATTAAGCTTATCTACAGAAATGACAGGTTTTTGCGTGGAGGAGATCATACCAGCTTTGTCAATAACGGATTTCCTTCTGTCAGATTAACCGAGTATTATGAAAATTATGATCATCAGCATCAGGATATAAGAATAGAAAACAATAAGCAATATGGTGATCTTCCGGAATTTATAGATTTTAAATACCTGAAGAAGAATGTAGCTGTCAATATCGCGGTACTTGTCAGTCTTGCAAAATCCACTTCAAAGCCTGAAAAAGTAGAAATGGACGTTAAAGAATTGACGAATTCTACCACTCTTCACTGGGAGAAGCCAAAATCAGGAACTCCGGCAGGTTATTATGTGCTGGCAAGGGAAACAGACAGCCCGGTATGGCAGAAAAAAATATTTACAACAGGACTTTCCATTAAAGTTCCGCTTTCCAAAGACAATTATATTTTTGCCGTACAGACCATCAGCCAGTCCGGAAACCTGAATGTACCTGTAATTCCGGGTATTGCGAAGTAATGGTCTCTGTTGAAAACAGGGGATCAGGGGCTGCCGGGAAAAGTAGATTTGAATACAAGAGAAATAAAACTTATTTTTGTGGTTTATAATAATTCACATGTCTGCATCGTTACTATTAAAATATTTCCCGGATCTTACTGAAAAACAGAAAGAACAGTTTTCACAATTGGAAAATCTGTATAATGAATGGAATGAAAAAATCAATGTAATTTCCAGAAAAGATATGGAGTCGCTGTATGAAAAGCATATTCTCCACTCTTTGGGAATTGCGAAAGTGATGGAATTTGCGCCGGGAACAAAAGTTTTGGATATCGGAACCGGAGGTGGTTTTCCGGGAATTCCCCTGGCGATCCTGTTTCCTGAGACACAATTTACTCTGATTGATTCTATCGGTAAGAAAATCAGTGTAGTACAGGCAGTGGCAGAAGGAGTAGGATTGACGAATGTAACAGCTATCCACGGAAGAGCAGAAAAGCTTAAAGAAAAATTCCACTTTGTGGTCAGCAGAGCAGTAACCCAGATGCCTGAATTTTTAAGATGGCTGAAAGGAAAATTTGAAAAAGAACAGTTTAACACTAAACATAACGGAATTTTATATTTAAAAGGTGGTGATCTTGCAGAAGAACTGGCCGGACTTAAATGTGAAATATTCAATCTTAAACACTATTTTGATGAAGAATTTTTTGATACTAAGAAAGTAGTTTATGTATCAAAAGGTAATTTTAATTCCTGATTTTTATGTAAATAAGGAATAATTTTTGCTAATATTTGTTAATAATCAGAAAAGTAAAGGTTATGAAAAAACTTTTAAATATTGGATTTTCAGTATTGCTGTTTGGCGGGCTTCTGGTTTCGTGTAATGATGACGATTACCATACAATCGAATCTATCGATAAGATCAAAATAGACAGTGTAAAAATTGTCAATGATACCATGGATGTTTTCGCGATACAGAGCATAAAAACTTATTCCACCTATCCGTCTCATTGTGAAGGCTTTTATGGCTATGATTATGTTTATAATAATGATCTTGATAGAACGGTTACTTCCTACAAATATATCACAAACGGACCTTGTGCGCAGGGAAATTATGTAGGGGGCAATCAAATCAACTTCAGTCCGCAGAGAAAAGGAACCTATACTTTTAAATTCTGGAATGGAGGAAATAACTGGATTACGAAAACAATTGTGGTAGAATAATGAGATTGACTTTTGTTTTGTGCTTATTGGCAGCTGAGTGGGTATTCGGACAAAAAATTACCTGGGAGGAAGGCAGAAAGCTGACCTGGGACAATTTTAAAAGCCCGGTCAACAGGAAAAAAAATCCTGATGTAGCAGCGTATACCCATTGTGGCTGGGAATTTTCTTCTATAAAATCTTCCAATCCAAAAGCACCGGTTACGATTACCATCAAAACCATATTTAACGAAGAAAAATCCTGGAAGGACGTGAAAAAGATGGATGATTACATTCTTCTTCATGAGCAGAAGCATTTTGATATTGCAGAATTATTTGTAAGAAAATTCAGAAAGGCAGTTGCTGAAAAAATCAGGACTTCCGGTGATTATAACAAGTATTTCAAAGCCATTTATGACGGAATATCCACTGATTATCAAGACTTCCAGATGGCCTATGACAGAGAAACCCGTCACGGGATCAATAAAGAAAAACAGGCAGAATATAATAATACGATTTCTGAACAACTAGACAACCTAAAAAGCTATCAAGCCCCTTGAAATTCCTCAATAAGATCATTCACGAACTGCTGGCGCAAAACCCGGATCTTTCTGCGTTTAATATCATTCTGCCCGGAAAACGTCCCATTGTGTTTATCAGACAGATTCTGGAGGAAAACAATTACTCAGGGCTTCTTCCCAATTTTT is a window from the Chryseobacterium indologenes genome containing:
- a CDS encoding M20/M25/M40 family metallo-hydrolase, which gives rise to MKYSVFLLLISCTVFSQKHSKDDEVKKYVSQVSEDSLKSYIGKLVGFETRHTLSTVDDPKHGIGAARNWIIKKFNDYAKNSGGRMEVYLQQEDVQPDGKRIDKAVSLGNAVAFLKGTDPDDKRIFLIGGHLDSRVTDVMNRTSKAPGANDDGSGVSAVIESARILSRSSFPASIIFVAFSGEEQSLLGSKQLAEKIKREGLQLEAVLNNDMIGNPKAGETGEVNTRTLRVFSEGLPYKDLDKKAMAIRNLGFENDSESRQLARYIKEITEQYIKGLEIKLIYRNDRFLRGGDHTSFVNNGFPSVRLTEYYENYDHQHQDIRIENNKQYGDLPEFIDFKYLKKNVAVNIAVLVSLAKSTSKPEKVEMDVKELTNSTTLHWEKPKSGTPAGYYVLARETDSPVWQKKIFTTGLSIKVPLSKDNYIFAVQTISQSGNLNVPVIPGIAK
- a CDS encoding M16 family metallopeptidase; translation: MNLLKKLTIATSIAAASFAGHAFGQDFQWKEGNSNGYKYKYVTNDPTSARYYTLKNGLTVILSPTNKDPRIQTYIATKAGSKTDPADHTGLAHYLEHMLFKGTNQFGSKDWAKEKPLLDQIDALYEKYNQTKDEAKRKEIYKEIDKVSGEAAKYAIANEYDKMMAGMGADGTNAFTSFEQTVYTEDVPANVLDKFLAVQAERFREPVLRLFHTELEAVYEEKNRSLDDDGDKVFDTMFANLFPNNNYGKQTTIGTIEHLKNPSLHAIREYYNNYYVPNNMGIIMSGDFNPDEVIAKIDKAFSYMKPKPIPEYKVGQEKAITAPIVKEVVGPNPENVMLGFRFPGASTKDARMLNLVGNMLTNGQAGLIDLDLVKKQKLLGAYAGSYALKDYSVLLLQGKPTEGQSLDEVKNLLLQEIDKLRKGEFSDDLIQSIVNNEKKGIIQKDEKYSSRASILMDEFTSDVDHKASLEYVDEISKLTKKDIMDFVSKYLQNNNYVAVYKRKGEDKSIVKVDKPTITPVSVNREDQSPFLKKIDEMPENPIAPVWLNYDKDIAKNKLADVDVLSVKNTDNALFRMYYHFDSGKWNNKILPIAAEYLQYLGTKDKSSEVISKEFYKLASSFNVGAGNEETYVSLEGLNENFDKTIALFEDLIKNCQADQAALDAYKTRLKKARANAKQNKGTIMAGLRSYAQYGAQNPFNNVLSDAELDALKAEDLINVLHDLFNFKHKVLYYGPKSGNEVVASLKPVHKLPATLKDLPKSKTFAQIPTDKNKVLFAHYDMVQAEVFWVRNSDQYNPSTTPTVSLFNNYFGGGMGSIVFQTIRESKALAYSTYSYFALPSKKTDKDMIMAYVGTQADKFNESTTAMNELLTTLPKSEQLFETAKSGLKKSIASERITQDGIIFSYLKSQRLGNNFDMRKNVYEQAPKLSFTDINTFHDKEMKNKNYTYCLVASQDKVNEADMQKLGEVKKLNLTEVFGY
- a CDS encoding pyridoxal phosphate-dependent aminotransferase, which encodes MDKLSDRVKRLGYSQTFVMSNKAREMKANGIDVISLTLGEPDFDVPDNIKQAAFDAINQNYSHYSPVPGFLELREAIAYKLKRDNNLEYKPTQICVSNGAKQAILNVLASIINDGDEVLLPAPYWVSYDEMVKMMGGNSVMLPTSYLTDFKVTAEQLEEAITDKTKAVLFSSPCNPSGGYYTYDELKSIAKVIAKYPQVTIISDEIYEYINYETKTTSIAQFPEVYEQTAVINGMSKAFAMTGWRIGYSACPEWLAKACEKVQGQMTSGANTMAQRASITALKTDPSEYRYMIDAFKERRDLVYELIQEIPGFKVLLPKAAFYFFPDISHYIGKTLNGTEIKNSDDFAMFLLENAHVGCVGGFSFGSPECIRFSYAASEEDLREAMKRIKNLLEQFN
- the rsmG gene encoding 16S rRNA (guanine(527)-N(7))-methyltransferase RsmG; the protein is MSASLLLKYFPDLTEKQKEQFSQLENLYNEWNEKINVISRKDMESLYEKHILHSLGIAKVMEFAPGTKVLDIGTGGGFPGIPLAILFPETQFTLIDSIGKKISVVQAVAEGVGLTNVTAIHGRAEKLKEKFHFVVSRAVTQMPEFLRWLKGKFEKEQFNTKHNGILYLKGGDLAEELAGLKCEIFNLKHYFDEEFFDTKKVVYVSKGNFNS
- a CDS encoding DUF922 domain-containing protein yields the protein MRLTFVLCLLAAEWVFGQKITWEEGRKLTWDNFKSPVNRKKNPDVAAYTHCGWEFSSIKSSNPKAPVTITIKTIFNEEKSWKDVKKMDDYILLHEQKHFDIAELFVRKFRKAVAEKIRTSGDYNKYFKAIYDGISTDYQDFQMAYDRETRHGINKEKQAEYNNTISEQLDNLKSYQAP